The Deltaproteobacteria bacterium genomic interval GGCGCCGGGGCAGATGCAGTTGACGCGGACCCCCTTGGGGCCGTAGTCCAGTGCCATCTGCCGGGTCAGGCTGATCACCGCCGCCTTGGTGGCGCAGTAGGCCGGATAGTTCGCCGAGGCCAGCAGTCCGAAGGTCGACGCCGTGCTGACGATGTTGCCGCTGCCCTTCTCGATCATGTGGGGCACCGCCGCCCGGACGCTCCTCTGGATGGCGTTCAGGTTGAGCGCCATGATGAAGTTCCATTCCTCGTCGGTGTGTTCATGGACCTGCTTGCGGATGCCGCCGCCCGCGTTGTTGTAGAGGATGTCCACGCCGCCGTACGTGTCGATGGCGGTCCGCACCATCTCCTCGGGACCGCCGTCCGCGGTCACGTTCACGTTCAGGAAGGTGGCCGCGCCACCCTCGCCGGTGATGAGCTGGTCCACCCGCGGCGTCACGGTCTCCTGGATGTCGCAGCACACGACGCTGGCGCCCTCGCGCGCGAACAACCGGGACGTGGCCCGGCCGATACCGCTGTTGGCCCCGGTGATGATGGCCACCTTGCCCCGCAGCCGCCCCCGCCCCTCTCCCAGCATGGGATGTTCGTCGTTGTTGGCGTTCGCCATGGTTTTGCCTCCTTGGAATGTGCGCCTTGCGGCTCATTCTCCCTTATCCGATCGCCTGGGGATTGCCAAGCGGGGACCCGGCGATTCGTCATTCCCGCGGAACAGGCTGTTTCAAGACTCGTAGGGCAGAGCCCCCCGAATCGTCATTTCCGCGAAAGCGGCTGTGTCACAACTGATGAGGCAGAGCCCCCTCTATTCGTCATTCCCGCGGAAGCGGGAATCCAGGGGTGGCGAGGCGGAAACCGCCGCTGCGATGCCCCACCACCGCCCCTGGATTCCCGCTTCCGCGGGAATGACGAATAGGGGGCCTGGCGCCAATGAACGACGAATAGAGGGGTTGGCGCCAATTCTTGTCCAGGCGACGTTTTGACACAGCGTGGAATTCTGGAATCCAGGGGATGGGGACGGGCCGCGTGTTAACCTTGGCCGGGCAAATCCGCTAGAGTAGGACGGGTCTCGGCAGAGGATACCGGATCTCACCCAGGAGGAATCGCATGGACCAGGCGGACGAAAGATTCGTGGACGTGGACGGCATCCGCACGCGCTACTTCGAGAAGGGCAGCGGCGAACCGCTGGTGCTGTTCCACGGCGGCAACTTCGGCTCCAACGACGCGGCCGACTGCAGCCTGGACTGGGGGCTCAACTTCGACGGCCTGGCGCAGTGGTTCCATGTCTACGCGGTGGACAAGCTGGGACAGGGAATGACCGACAACCCCAAGAGCGACGACGACTACACCATGGCCGCCGTGGTGCGGCACGCCCTCGGCTTGCTGGAGACCCTGAAGCTCGGCAACGTGCACCTGGTGGGACACTCCCGCGGCGCCTACCTGGTGGCGCGCATGGCCCTGGAGCGGGCGGACCTGGTCAAGTCCGTGATCCCGGTGGACACCAACACCCTGGCGCCCGGCGTCGGGCGCAACGACATCGTCTTCGCCAACGCGCCGAACCCGCGCCTGGGGCGGGAGTGCCAGCGCTGGGTGTACGAACGCTACTCCTACGGCCACGACCACATCACCGACGACTGGCTCGACGCCTGCGTGGCCATCGGCCAACTGCCGAAGTACAAGGAGGCGGTGGAGAAGATGGAGATGCAGGGGCTCAAGGTGAACCTCTTCCTGGCCCAGCACGCGCGCCAGAAGGAAGAGACACTAGGCTGGATCCGCGACCGCGGCTTTCAACGGCCCACGCTGCTGGTCTGGGGCTACAACGACCCCACCGCCACGTTCGACCAAGGTCTGCGCCTCTACGATCTCATGGCCGGCAGCGAGCGCCGCACCCAGATGCACATCATCAACCAGGCCGGCCACTTCTCGTACCGCGAGCATCCCGCGGAGTTCAACGAGGTGCTGCGGGCGTTCATCGCGGCGCAGCAATGAAGCCGCATTCCGGCCGGGGCTTGCAAGAGCGGCCTTATTGAACGATCTTTATGAGATCACGATTTCAGGAGGGACACCCATGGGCAAATACATGTTCCACACATCGTATACCGGCAAGGGGCTGGTGGGCCTGCTCAAGGAGGGCGGCAGCCGGCGGCGGGCGGCGTTGACCCAGACCATCGAGAGCATGGGCGGCACCGTGGAGGGGCTCTACTACGCCTTCGGCGACACGGACCTCTACATCATCGCCGATCTTCCCGACGACGCTACCGCAACGGCCGTCTCGCTCAACATCGGCAACGCCGGCGCCCTCAGTATCAAGTGCACGGTGCTGATCACGCCGGAGACGGTGGACGAGGCGGTGAAGAAGAAGGTGGCCTACCGGCCTCCGGGCGCGCGGGCGACACGCGGCCAGAAGTAGGCACACTGCGGCGGCACCGGCTTGAGCGGGCGCCGGTGCCCTCTTTCCCGAACATGCCCCTCGCAAGCTTCGAAGACGTCTCGCTGGAGCTGGGCGACCAGCGGCTGCTGGCGCACGCCGAGTTCGCCATCGAGCCCGGGGAACGGGTATGCCTGATCGGCCGTAACGGCGCGGGCAAGACCTCCATGCTGCGGCTCATCACCGGCCGGCTCGAGGCCGATCACGGCGAGATCCGCTACCAGAGCCGCATCCGCATCAGCGAACTGGAGCAGGCGCTGCCCGAAGAGCTCGGGCAGACCGTGCGGGAGTACGTCACCACCGGGCTGGGGTACCTGCAAGACCTCATCGACCTCTACCAGCAGCGTTCCCACGAGGCGCTGGACCGCAAGGGCCTGCTGGAGCTGGAGGCGCTGCACCGGGAGATCGACGCCCACGGCGGCTGGCACGTGGACCAGCGGGTGGAGACGGTGCTCAGCGAGCTGGATCTGCCGGCGGAGCGGCGGCTGGGGGAACTGTCCGGCGGCTGGCAGCGCCGCGTCGGGCTGGCCCGGGCCATCGTCGGCAACGCCGAGCTGCTGCTTCTCGACGAGCCCACCAACCACCTCGACCTGAGCACCATCCAGTGGCTGGAGGACCGGGTCTACAACTACGCCGGCAGCGTCCTGTTCATCACCCACGACCGCGCCTTCCTGCGGCGCCTGGCCACCCGCATCGTGGAACTGGACCGCACCCGTCTCACGAGCTGGCCGGGGACCTACGACAACTACCTCCGGCTCAAGGAGGAAAGCCTGGCGGAAGAGGCCCGCCGGGACGCCCTGTTCGACAAGCGCCTGGCCCAGGAGGAAACGTGGATCCGCCAGGGCCTCAAGGCACGCCGTACCCGTAACGAGGGCCGGGTGCGCACCCTCATGGCCATGCGCGAGGAGGTGTCCCAGCGCCTGAAGCCCCCGAGCCAGGCGCGCATCCGGGTGCAGCAGGGCGGCATGTCGGGCCGCAAGGTCGTGGAACTGCGCCACGTCACCCACGGCTACGGAAGTGAGCCGCTGATCCGGGACTTCTCGCTGCGCATCATGCGCGGCGACCGCATTGGCCTCATCGGCAACAACGGCGTGGGCAAGAGCACGCTGCTGCGTATCCTCGTGGGCGAGATCACGCCCAACTCCGGCACCGTGGAGCTGGGCGCCAACCTGGAGATCGGCTACTTCGACCAACTGCGGCGGGAACTGGATCCGGAGAAGACGGTGGCCGAAACCGTGGCGGACGGCCGCGACCACGTCTTCGTCAACGGCAAGCCGCGCCACGTGGTGGGCTATCTCAAGGGCTTCCTGTTCAGCCCCAAGCGGGCGCTGAGCCCGGTGGCGGCGCTGTCCGGCGGCGAGTGCAACCGCGTCATCCTGGCCCGCCTGCTCACCCAGCCCGCCAACCTGCTGGTGCTGGACGAGCCCACCAATGACCTCGACATCGAAACCCTGGAGGTGCTGGAGCAGCAGCTCGTGGCCTACCGGGGGACCCTGCTGGTGGTGAGCCACGACCGCAGTTTCCTCGACAACTGCGTCACCAGCACACTGGTGTTCGAGGAGACGGGCGTGATCCAGCGCCACGCCGGCGGCTACAGCGACTGGCTGCGCCGCGGCCAGGCCCTGGCCGTCACCGACGACCCCAACCGCGGAAGCGCCCGGGAGCCCGCGCGGGACCGGCGCGAGACCCGGTCCCTCCCCACCAAGCTCAGCTACAACCTGCAACGGGAGCTGGACGGGCTGCCCGACCGGATCGACGCCATGGAGCAGGCCGTGGCCGCGCTGGAGAAGAAGACTCAGGAACCCGACTTCTACGCCCAGCCCTTCGCCGCCGTGCAGCCCGTGCTCGACGATCTCAGGACCGCCAAGGCGACTCTGGAAGAAGCACTGGACCGCTGGACGGAGCTGGAGACCCTGAAGGAGCAGGCGGAGCGGCGCCAGCCGTGAGGGCGCCAAACGGGTTGTGCCAAGACTCGGCTCGCGAGGAAACAGCAACGACACCCCGAGTCGTCATTCCCGCGAAACAGGCTGTGTCAAAACTTCACTCCAAACTGAGGATGGCACCATCACCCCGAGTCGTCATTCCCGCGGAAGCGGGAATCCAGGGATGGGGAGGCGGGAAACGCCGTTGTAGTGCCCCTCCACCGCCCCTGGATTCCCGCTTCCGCGGGAATGACGTTCAGTGGGGACCGTA includes:
- a CDS encoding SDR family oxidoreductase, which translates into the protein MANANNDEHPMLGEGRGRLRGKVAIITGANSGIGRATSRLFAREGASVVCCDIQETVTPRVDQLITGEGGAATFLNVNVTADGGPEEMVRTAIDTYGGVDILYNNAGGGIRKQVHEHTDEEWNFIMALNLNAIQRSVRAAVPHMIEKGSGNIVSTASTFGLLASANYPAYCATKAAVISLTRQMALDYGPKGVRVNCICPGATETPRFRGHPPVPSLQAATPEQRKRMADSNKALLRMARPEEMAYGVLFLVSDEASFVTGHALVVDGGQTIAV
- a CDS encoding alpha/beta hydrolase, with protein sequence MDQADERFVDVDGIRTRYFEKGSGEPLVLFHGGNFGSNDAADCSLDWGLNFDGLAQWFHVYAVDKLGQGMTDNPKSDDDYTMAAVVRHALGLLETLKLGNVHLVGHSRGAYLVARMALERADLVKSVIPVDTNTLAPGVGRNDIVFANAPNPRLGRECQRWVYERYSYGHDHITDDWLDACVAIGQLPKYKEAVEKMEMQGLKVNLFLAQHARQKEETLGWIRDRGFQRPTLLVWGYNDPTATFDQGLRLYDLMAGSERRTQMHIINQAGHFSYREHPAEFNEVLRAFIAAQQ
- a CDS encoding GYD domain-containing protein, whose protein sequence is MGKYMFHTSYTGKGLVGLLKEGGSRRRAALTQTIESMGGTVEGLYYAFGDTDLYIIADLPDDATATAVSLNIGNAGALSIKCTVLITPETVDEAVKKKVAYRPPGARATRGQK
- a CDS encoding ATP-binding cassette domain-containing protein, encoding MPLASFEDVSLELGDQRLLAHAEFAIEPGERVCLIGRNGAGKTSMLRLITGRLEADHGEIRYQSRIRISELEQALPEELGQTVREYVTTGLGYLQDLIDLYQQRSHEALDRKGLLELEALHREIDAHGGWHVDQRVETVLSELDLPAERRLGELSGGWQRRVGLARAIVGNAELLLLDEPTNHLDLSTIQWLEDRVYNYAGSVLFITHDRAFLRRLATRIVELDRTRLTSWPGTYDNYLRLKEESLAEEARRDALFDKRLAQEETWIRQGLKARRTRNEGRVRTLMAMREEVSQRLKPPSQARIRVQQGGMSGRKVVELRHVTHGYGSEPLIRDFSLRIMRGDRIGLIGNNGVGKSTLLRILVGEITPNSGTVELGANLEIGYFDQLRRELDPEKTVAETVADGRDHVFVNGKPRHVVGYLKGFLFSPKRALSPVAALSGGECNRVILARLLTQPANLLVLDEPTNDLDIETLEVLEQQLVAYRGTLLVVSHDRSFLDNCVTSTLVFEETGVIQRHAGGYSDWLRRGQALAVTDDPNRGSAREPARDRRETRSLPTKLSYNLQRELDGLPDRIDAMEQAVAALEKKTQEPDFYAQPFAAVQPVLDDLRTAKATLEEALDRWTELETLKEQAERRQP